In bacterium, the genomic stretch CGTCAAGTCAATCCGATACCGCTTCTTCGACATACGGGCCCCATGAATCGGCCCGCGACACGGCGAGAACCGATTGGCTGCGGGGGACGCAGTGCTTAGCATGACAACACTTCCGCCTTTGGTCGATACAAGGGACTAGTGACCATCTTCGGAGGGACCCGCCCGACCCCACCACGTCGATCCTCTACTCGGCGTTTGCACTCGAGTCATTCCTCAACCACCTGGGTGAGCAGGTCTTTCCGTCTTGGCCTGAGTTTGAACGACGGCTTGGTCCCCGCGAGAAGATTCGGGTGATCGCAGATCATTCACGAGTCCGCTTGGATTTCGGGAGTTCGCCTTTCCAGTCGTTCGGCCTCGCATTCAGAATTCGCAACGACATAGTCCTGAACCGCGGACAGGCTGGGGAACGCCGCCTGTCTTCCTGCCGACAAGCCCATCGGCCATCGTAAGCAAGTCCCTGGTGAGTCTTGTGGCATAGACGTAGGATGAGCGCTCAGCGGTCTGACCGCGCCACATTCTCCGAGCCGAGCCGCTGAACTCGTCGAGCGAAGCGGCGAGCTCCTGAACGTAGGCGGCTTGGCGGAGGTGTGGGTCGCTAAGCACAACGTCGATTCGCCGGAGCAGGTCGGGGAGTGCGTCGAGCAGTTTGTCTAAGTCGAGCGGCTCCGTGGAGCCCCGAAGTCGCTCGGCGGAGCGCTTCCTCTGGCGTCTCTTCGAGACCGACATCGCCCTCTCCCTCGGATTGCAGGCTGCTCTCTGGGTCTCGTAGCTTAGCTGCGCGTTCGCGCAGAAAGTGGTGGGGAAGTTGGATGCCGTATACGCGCGCCGCGGCCGTCGTAGTACCGCCCATTGCGCCTGCCTGCGGCCTCCTGCGCCCGCTAGATCGCTCCTGCCTATCCGACTGACTCTGCTGTGAGACGGTGGTAGGGCCAGGGCTCGCCGTGGACGGCGCGGGCGAGGATGAAGCCGAACATTTCGCCCTCGCGCCATCGGCGATCGAAGCGGTAGGCGAACTCATCGAGGTAGAGCTGGAGGTGCTTCCCGCTCACACGGTGGAAGCTGCCGCGCAGCCAGGTCTTGAGGTTGCCGAAGACCGTGTGCACCCAGGGCAAGATCTCGGACGAGCGAGCGCGGTCGCTGCCTTGGATGCATCGTTCGTGGCGTATGCCCTCGGCCTCCAGACCGACGTAGCCGGCGTAGCCATCGGTGCGAACCGTGGCCTTGCTGGCGTCGATCGTGCCCCGGACGAAGGGGCCCAGATTCTCCTCGAAGCGGAGACGCTTCAGCACTTCGAGCCGGACCCGGCCGGCCGAGTGAGCGCGCTGCTCCACGGCCGCCACCACGATGCTCTTGTTCAGCACCTCACGACCGCCCC encodes the following:
- a CDS encoding IS1595 family transposase; the protein is MKSEHGCIRQRPEALFHRTRVPLLMWFWAIFFLARHKKGISALQLQLQRDTGVGSYQTAWTMLHKLRSALRRGPAPRLVGLVEVDEAFVGGRERGRRGGREVLNKSIVVAAVEQRAHSAGRVRLEVLKRLRFEENLGPFVRGTIDASKATVRTDGYAGYVGLEAEGIRHERCIQGSDRARSSEILPWVHTVFGNLKTWLRGSFHRVSGKHLQLYLDEFAYRFDRRWREGEMFGFILARAVHGEPWPYHRLTAESVG